In a genomic window of Alteromonas gilva:
- the hisH gene encoding imidazole glycerol phosphate synthase subunit HisH has translation MSQQTIVIVNTGCANISSVRFALERLGVSVTVSDDAAVIAGADKVFLPGVGAAGAAMTSIAAKGLIEPLQKLTQPVLGVCLGMQLMVERSDEASTGTIDCLKLLPGHVKRMQAGELRLPHMGWNTVSPAKESPLFAGIDAGTYFYFVHSFAVPVYANTLASCEYGQTFSAAIQHNNYFGVQFHPERSGEAGAQLLTNFVNM, from the coding sequence ATGTCACAACAAACTATTGTGATAGTAAATACCGGCTGTGCGAATATCTCGTCGGTCAGGTTTGCTCTGGAGAGATTGGGGGTTAGCGTAACGGTATCCGATGATGCAGCCGTGATTGCCGGTGCTGACAAAGTCTTTTTACCCGGTGTCGGCGCGGCAGGCGCAGCCATGACCAGCATTGCCGCGAAAGGGCTTATCGAGCCGCTGCAAAAGCTCACTCAGCCGGTGCTCGGTGTCTGCTTAGGCATGCAGTTAATGGTTGAACGTTCTGACGAAGCCTCAACCGGCACCATCGATTGCCTGAAGTTACTGCCCGGCCACGTTAAGCGCATGCAGGCAGGTGAGCTGCGGTTACCCCACATGGGTTGGAATACAGTTTCTCCGGCGAAGGAGTCACCGCTTTTTGCCGGCATTGATGCCGGTACCTACTTTTATTTTGTGCACAGTTTTGCCGTACCGGTCTATGCCAACACGCTGGCCAGCTGCGAATACGGTCAGACGTTTTCCGCGGCGATTCAGCACAACAATTATTTTGGTGTGCAATTTCACCCCGAGCGTTCCGGCGAAGCCGGCGCACAACTGCTAACCAACTTTGTGAACATGTAA